One window of the Chryseotalea sp. WA131a genome contains the following:
- a CDS encoding PD40 domain-containing protein translates to MKKLVLILTMLFVSSGMVSSQSVPGLQAIRQIEYTVDEGTWISLDVSPDGQSIVFELVGDLYILPLQGGVAKPIATGLAFQSQPRYSSDGKRITYISDESGADNIWIANPDGSNGQNISKLNNRFMLSPEWSADNKTIFVTVVDGRGMSGTNKGEAELWSFDIATGEGSRVVANANGPAAMLISSPAPGPYGVHALPDGQTLYYTSLRPRAYGMRLGAVSFIMKHDLISNTGDRISLGGTNPMKPMISPDSKWLVYGAENRGLAGLKCRELSTGNEYWLIEKTQRSELEARASRDLLPNYDYTPDSKFIIAAFGGKIHKLNLATKEDTIIPFSAKVSMQMPERIHVQKQIAEGAVEARILEQLSISDDGRAAVSTFGRIYLIDLATGKTERLTNSLSPREFMPAWSPDGKWIVFASWSSQGGHLWKVSSKGDSAPVRITELPALWMDPSWSPDGTMILALHAPLGSMRSLPEIPAQQDMMRPPDTEIVKIAAQGGSYTVIARANNARYPHFTNKMDRVYLSAMEGLISVKPDGSDKKNHFQIPSASTNPFIGGPRTYKISGDGAHILALQYDKLYKVPAPTEENYKLDFAVKSSFELVSEWLPRTFTWSASGKHFGWIVGNTIFATSQKTNGIIKKTSVKIELPRERTMGTLVLRGAKAITMKGDEIIDKADIVITNNRITAIGNQGEVKIPVGVKILDITGKVVVPGFIDVHAHWSTRPELWEPESTSSYSNLAFGITTLRDPQSNPDLFGYADWASTGEVPSPRIFSTGPAIGESHNIQSLEEARKIVHIYHDNYKTSYLKIYLPGTRQQRQWLVQACRELNMMPTTEAGGDAKEVITHFLDGSAGNEHTLSTQPMYQDLIQLFSKAGTTYTPTLLVAFGAALPIYRVLAEERPYDNPKIQYFFSEDLFLSSAKRILWFADEDMNYKEAASGTNAMLKAGGRVALGGHGEMQGLSNHWEMKLMNDGGMLPHDILKVATRFGAETLGLEKELGSLEVSKLADLVILDKDPLENIRNTTTIKYVMKNGKLYDGDNLDEVWPEEKRLPEMWWHLKK, encoded by the coding sequence ATGAAAAAACTCGTACTCATTCTCACGATGCTTTTTGTAAGTTCTGGTATGGTAAGTAGTCAATCTGTACCAGGCCTTCAAGCCATACGGCAAATTGAATATACTGTGGACGAAGGCACATGGATTTCGTTGGATGTTTCACCGGATGGGCAATCCATTGTGTTTGAGTTGGTGGGTGACCTATACATCCTTCCACTACAAGGCGGTGTTGCCAAACCTATTGCAACCGGTTTGGCTTTTCAATCGCAACCACGATATTCTTCCGATGGTAAACGCATCACCTATATCAGCGATGAAAGCGGTGCCGACAATATTTGGATAGCAAATCCAGACGGTTCGAACGGTCAAAATATTTCTAAGCTCAACAACCGGTTCATGCTTTCACCAGAATGGTCAGCGGATAACAAGACGATCTTTGTAACGGTTGTGGATGGCCGTGGAATGAGTGGTACCAATAAGGGTGAGGCAGAGTTATGGAGCTTTGATATTGCTACCGGTGAAGGTTCTCGCGTAGTGGCAAACGCAAATGGGCCTGCAGCTATGCTTATTTCTTCTCCAGCACCAGGCCCCTATGGAGTTCATGCTCTCCCTGATGGTCAAACGTTGTACTACACCTCATTACGACCGCGCGCTTATGGTATGCGCCTGGGTGCCGTAAGTTTCATCATGAAGCATGACCTTATTTCCAATACAGGAGATCGTATTTCATTGGGAGGAACCAACCCGATGAAGCCGATGATTTCACCCGATTCAAAATGGTTAGTCTACGGAGCAGAAAACAGAGGCTTAGCTGGATTGAAATGTCGTGAGCTTTCTACGGGAAATGAGTATTGGTTAATCGAGAAGACGCAGCGCAGTGAATTAGAGGCACGGGCTTCACGGGATTTGTTGCCAAATTATGATTATACGCCCGACAGCAAATTCATCATTGCAGCCTTTGGCGGTAAGATTCACAAATTAAATCTCGCTACGAAAGAAGATACGATCATCCCGTTCTCAGCAAAAGTCTCGATGCAGATGCCAGAGCGCATACACGTTCAAAAACAGATTGCGGAGGGTGCGGTTGAGGCACGTATACTTGAGCAGTTATCGATTTCCGATGATGGTCGTGCTGCCGTTTCAACATTCGGCAGAATTTATCTCATTGATCTTGCTACCGGAAAAACCGAACGCCTTACGAATTCTCTCTCACCTCGAGAGTTTATGCCAGCCTGGTCACCTGACGGAAAATGGATTGTGTTTGCAAGCTGGAGTAGTCAAGGTGGACATCTTTGGAAAGTAAGTTCGAAGGGCGATTCTGCCCCGGTTCGTATTACAGAATTACCCGCATTATGGATGGATCCATCATGGTCACCTGATGGAACTATGATTCTGGCATTACACGCACCTTTAGGATCGATGCGTTCCCTGCCTGAAATCCCAGCACAACAAGATATGATGCGCCCACCGGATACGGAAATCGTTAAGATAGCAGCACAAGGCGGTAGCTACACCGTCATTGCCCGCGCTAACAATGCTCGCTACCCACATTTTACCAATAAGATGGACAGGGTTTATCTTTCTGCCATGGAGGGCTTGATTTCAGTCAAGCCAGATGGTTCGGATAAGAAAAATCATTTTCAGATTCCTTCTGCAAGTACTAATCCTTTCATAGGTGGTCCGCGTACTTATAAAATAAGTGGGGACGGTGCTCATATTTTGGCATTACAATATGACAAATTGTATAAAGTACCCGCACCCACTGAGGAGAATTATAAACTCGACTTTGCCGTCAAATCTTCTTTCGAATTGGTATCGGAATGGTTACCCAGAACATTTACCTGGTCTGCCTCAGGAAAACATTTCGGTTGGATCGTTGGTAATACGATTTTTGCCACCTCTCAAAAAACGAATGGCATTATTAAAAAGACTTCGGTTAAAATTGAATTACCACGCGAGCGTACGATGGGCACCCTGGTGTTACGAGGTGCAAAGGCCATTACCATGAAAGGTGATGAAATAATTGACAAAGCAGATATTGTGATTACGAACAATAGAATCACTGCCATTGGCAATCAAGGAGAAGTAAAAATACCAGTTGGTGTTAAAATACTTGATATTACAGGCAAGGTAGTTGTGCCCGGATTCATCGATGTACATGCTCATTGGTCAACTCGCCCTGAACTCTGGGAACCAGAATCTACCAGCTCCTACTCGAATCTTGCTTTTGGTATTACCACTCTTCGCGATCCACAAAGTAATCCAGACCTATTTGGCTATGCCGATTGGGCAAGCACCGGTGAGGTACCCAGTCCTCGGATTTTTTCTACAGGCCCAGCGATAGGCGAAAGTCACAACATCCAGTCGTTGGAAGAGGCACGTAAAATTGTCCACATTTATCACGATAATTATAAAACATCATACCTTAAAATTTATCTGCCGGGCACGCGACAACAAAGGCAATGGCTGGTACAGGCTTGTCGGGAGCTGAATATGATGCCTACCACCGAAGCGGGTGGAGATGCAAAAGAGGTAATCACACATTTTCTTGATGGCAGTGCTGGTAATGAACATACACTTTCTACCCAACCAATGTATCAGGACCTCATTCAACTTTTTTCCAAAGCAGGTACGACTTATACACCTACTCTGCTTGTTGCATTTGGTGCGGCTCTTCCCATTTATCGGGTCTTGGCTGAAGAGCGCCCATATGATAATCCTAAGATTCAATATTTTTTTTCTGAAGATTTGTTTCTCAGTTCGGCAAAACGAATACTATGGTTTGCCGATGAAGACATGAACTATAAAGAGGCAGCCAGTGGAACGAATGCGATGTTAAAAGCAGGTGGTCGTGTAGCATTGGGCGGCCATGGTGAAATGCAAGGACTCTCAAATCATTGGGAGATGAAATTAATGAACGATGGCGGAATGCTCCCACACGATATCCTGAAAGTGGCGACACGTTTTGGTGCAGAAACGCTTGGGCTTGAGAAAGAGTTAGGAAGTCTTGAAGTGAGTAAATTGGCTGACCTGGTGATATTGGATAAAGATCCATTAGAAAACATACGGAATACCACCACCATTAAGTATGTGATGAAAAACGGTAAACTATACGATGGCGATAATCTCGATGAAGTTTGGCCAGAAGAAAAAAGATTACCTGAGATGTGGTGGCATTTAAAAAAGTAA
- a CDS encoding serine hydrolase yields MIVKVLSAIILPLFISTCAFSQMESKVDELFSEFKNTPGVEVAIYKDGNILFSKGYGLANLDYDIPITSKTVFDIGSVSKQFTAACIFLLEQQGKLSIDDPLQKFIPEIPVYHNDKITLRNLINHTSGLRDYAEIMDYAGIPIGNSFTEAMGLEMMTRQKEPNFKPGEKFMYNNGGYLLLAIVVRRVSGRSIGQFAQEVIFDPLGMKSTFILENPNRVVKNSATGYSKNSSGQFEKQHYYNHAIGGDGQVYTTVEDLILWDNNFYNPKVGGQPLLSRLRERAILANGDTINYAGGLFIEKHNGHRLEQHGGKWGGFIAGFFRFPDLHTSLIMLANNPGTMLHLKTPKLLDLLAPSVVSTPSQKKESKSVKLSAKKLGKFCGVYEVIGQPHKRYTIAFDHDSLLATQLWNNESYKLAAQSETSFARKDIPAIQFNFETQPGLITIHERIETYQATSVKPFDETSIKNLSEYSGEYFSEEVGATYLISVVGNSISWSLKGDGTPTPLSVVSQDVFGRQALGFVFTRNTDGKVNGFLLQDRRIRNLIFNKTK; encoded by the coding sequence ATGATCGTTAAGGTATTATCGGCAATTATTCTACCTCTTTTCATTTCAACATGTGCTTTCTCACAAATGGAATCAAAAGTTGATGAACTATTCTCTGAATTTAAGAACACGCCTGGTGTTGAGGTGGCCATTTACAAAGATGGAAATATCTTGTTCAGCAAGGGTTATGGGCTGGCCAATCTTGATTATGATATCCCCATCACTTCCAAAACAGTTTTTGATATCGGCTCGGTTTCCAAGCAATTTACGGCTGCATGCATTTTCTTGCTAGAGCAGCAGGGCAAGCTTTCCATTGATGACCCTCTTCAAAAGTTTATACCCGAAATACCAGTCTACCATAACGACAAAATCACACTGCGAAATCTGATTAATCATACCAGTGGCCTAAGAGACTATGCAGAGATCATGGACTATGCCGGTATTCCAATTGGAAATAGCTTTACCGAAGCGATGGGGCTGGAAATGATGACACGACAAAAGGAACCAAATTTTAAACCGGGCGAGAAGTTTATGTATAATAACGGAGGCTATTTGCTGCTGGCCATTGTTGTGCGAAGAGTGAGCGGAAGATCGATAGGCCAATTTGCACAAGAAGTAATTTTTGATCCGCTTGGAATGAAAAGTACGTTTATTCTGGAAAACCCAAATCGGGTGGTGAAGAATAGCGCCACTGGCTATTCAAAGAACTCCAGTGGTCAGTTTGAAAAACAACATTATTACAATCATGCTATCGGTGGAGACGGACAAGTTTATACTACTGTAGAAGATCTGATTTTATGGGATAATAATTTTTACAATCCTAAAGTAGGTGGTCAGCCATTGCTCTCCAGACTGCGTGAAAGAGCCATACTTGCGAACGGAGATACAATCAACTATGCCGGAGGCTTGTTTATTGAAAAACATAATGGCCATCGATTGGAACAACATGGTGGTAAGTGGGGCGGGTTTATTGCTGGCTTTTTCCGCTTCCCTGATTTGCATACCTCACTAATTATGTTGGCAAATAATCCAGGGACCATGCTACATTTAAAGACGCCTAAATTATTGGACCTACTTGCTCCTTCAGTAGTTTCAACGCCATCTCAGAAAAAAGAAAGCAAATCGGTGAAGCTCAGTGCAAAAAAGTTAGGCAAGTTTTGTGGAGTATACGAAGTGATTGGCCAGCCTCATAAACGATACACGATTGCATTTGATCACGACAGTCTTCTGGCCACACAGTTATGGAACAATGAATCTTATAAACTTGCCGCTCAAAGCGAAACCTCTTTCGCTAGAAAAGACATCCCTGCCATACAGTTTAACTTTGAAACACAACCTGGACTTATCACCATTCACGAACGAATTGAAACCTACCAAGCTACTTCCGTGAAGCCTTTTGATGAAACATCAATCAAAAACCTAAGTGAATATAGTGGTGAATATTTCAGCGAAGAAGTTGGTGCCACCTACTTGATCTCAGTAGTTGGAAATTCTATTTCATGGTCGTTGAAAGGTGATGGCACACCAACTCCTCTGTCAGTTGTGAGCCAGGATGTATTCGGTCGACAAGCACTGGGTTTTGTGTTTACACGGAATACTGATGGAAAAGTGAACGGATTCCTTTTGCAGGACAGAAGAATCAGGAATTTGATTTTTAACAAAACGAAATGA